ATCGCTCGAACCAATGGCCGTTGCATGAGACACTCCTTGTTCACAAGCATCTTTGAACAAGGATCAAAAGGCCTTTGGATGGTTTTTTCGCCTACGTAACTGTTGGGGCCGAGGTTCGCTGCGCGTTCGTCAGGGCCAAGTTCCCAACAAAATGCATCGCGGCTCCACTTACGGAGATAATCTTCACTCCCATTGATCCGGACCGTTTGGTGACCCCAGAACTCAAACATGAATGCCTGGTCTGTTTGGCTGAGACTGGTCGATCATTTATcttccattcttcctttttttttcgtcaAATGCCTCATTGCCGACTAAGTTGATCTtcctgttgctgctggggtTCTGCATTCACTCCGAGCTCCAATTTCTGGCTACAGAGGGTAATTATCGTCATATATAATACCTCTCTTTTTTGGTTGACCTTCTCCGTGATTCTGTATTCTATagttctctttttcttccaaaaattttccctctttccttaAACCGAAGGGAATCGCGATTCTCACTCCCGAGGAAGTGAGCTTGGATACAAGGCCAATCTCCTTACCTCAACTTGCAACTTTACGCTCCCCAGTGTGGAATATCTAGCACCATGTTCGATCTGAACCTCGAGACCGCGTCAGGCCCAGCGGTCGTGCGCATCGGCCTCCCGCCCTCctctttattaaaatttcCCCCAGACGAACTCCCTACCACTCTCCCAGCTCCTCAGGTCTCTGAACCCACATGGAACCAACCTTTCAATATCCCTCCTCAGTTGTATAACCAACTGCTAGATGTGCGCGTCCCTATCACCATTGCCAGTGTCTACGCCGTCACCGTTTGTCTGCTCAATCGCGTGAACAAGAGCCGCGGATACAAACCCTGGGGATTCAGTCAGACAAAACTCTTCAAGGCTTTCGTCATTCTTcacaatgtcttcctcgCCGTGTACTCCGCATGGACTTTCGCCGGCATGTTCCAGGCGTTCCGGAACTCGTGGCCAGACCGGGATGATCCCAATGGACTCGTGGGTGTCGTGGATGCGCTCTGCAAGATCAATGGTCCCCGGGGCTACGGAAATGCCGCCACGTACAACCCTTTGACCAACCAGTGGTCCATTCATAATCCCGAATACAAGTTAGCCGACGGCGGAGTGCCTGACCCTACCGATGTCGGTCGGATGTGGAATCAAGGATTGGCCTACCTGGGCTGGATCTTCTACTTGTCCAAGTTCTACGAAGTGTTGGATACTGCGATTATCTTGgccaagggcaagaagagctCGACCCTGCAAACTTACCACCACGCCGGCGCCATGATGTGCATGTGGGCCGGTATCCGTTACGTCGCCCCTCCCATCTGGATCTTCACCCTGGTCAATTCGGCAATCCATGCGATGATGGTACGTATGATTGGTTGAATGCGTAATCCTGCAGCGAACTAACCACAAAACTTAGTACACTTATTATACCCTGACTGCTCTCCGCATTCGTGTCCCCGCCGTGATTAAGCGCTCTCTGACCTCCATGCAAATCACCCAGTTCCTGGTCGGAACCACCTGGGCTGCCTCCTACCTCTTTGTCCACTACACCCTTCCTCCCCAGTCTAAggctgccgccgccgcatCTGCAGTCCGCTCCACCATGGCGACCGCAGCTGCTTCCGGTGTCGCCCCTTGGCTTAAGAAGCTCGGATTCCGGGCAGCTGGCGCAGAAGGCATTGCTGAGAATGTGGGCTATGCGCCGGAGATCCCTGGTAATCTGTCGCAGCCTCGTGTGGGTCCCATGGTTACTTGCATGGACACCAGCGGCCAAGGTTTTGCGATTTGGCTCAACGTAACTTATCTTCTGCCCCTGACTTACCTTTTCGTCCGCTTCTTCATCCGTTCCTATCTGTCTCGCAAGGATCCCAGTCCTCAGCAGCCCACCCACATGCATGCCGCTGAGAAGGCCGGCCTCGATGCATTGCACCGCGTGAGCCGTGAGATTCAGAAGTCCGTCGAGATGAGTGGCGAAACGAGCGAAGCCACTGAGGATGAAGCTATCAACAAGGCCCAGGCACTCCGGAAGAAGTCCCAACAGTCCGCCGCCGATAATTCTCCGATCCGGACTCGCGCTTCTTCGAAGCAGAAGGCACGCCTGGCCAACCAAGAACCTGGACAGGGCTTCTCCCCGGTGAAGAATGGTGCTAAGAAGctcaccaaagaagaagttgaGGCCCCCACAGACGTTTCCGGtgtcaaggacaagaacCCATACGATGTTTTGGAAAGAAATGCTTAGACCTCATCTTGTTGATCATGAAAAGACATCAGCCCATATTTATTTACACTGCCCGAGAATCACCTATAAGATTAAAAGTTCCGAGGGGCAACCAATCTGAAACAGTCAAAATTCATTCCTTATTCCATGTTCCGAAAACGCTATCCACGACGAGAAGAACACATTAGATATGAACTTGACGAGCCTCGGGAGCCCCTTACTGGACTGGTCACCCCATGAGATTGTGTATCACCGTCAGCGATCCATATCTTGATTAGAGCAACGGGGGTTACCATTTCAACTTACACCACGAAGAGAAGACAAGTCCTATAATGCGTTAATAGTTATTCGGCTAGCTCTTTTTcctcgtttctttttctttttctttcttgaatgtACTTTGTCTTGATAGACTTCTGTTTATTTATGTGAATACGTTAATACCAACAGCTGGATCTGGATTTTGAAAAGCACTGGAAGTAATCTTTTTGGTTAGGAGCACAAGATATCAAAAAAGCATTGTTCATTGTTTGACATATTCCTTTAATCCCGCATATGTTTGTTATCTGTAGACACTTCTCTTCCATCGCTTCATGCTCCCGAGTCGCAGCGAAGCAGTTCATGCTCACATAGTGGAGCTAAGTCCTCGGGAGACCCAAATACACTCTAGGGGTCGATTTATGCCTGCGAAGCAATGAACATGCTCTCAAACATCTAACCCATAACGATTCCTCGACCTGTCAAGTCTAAAGAATGATCATTAGGGAGGAGGCCCATTTCTATCGAGCAGATTCCCTGTAGATGAATCATCGTTCACAATTGAAGTGAGTGGAAACTATCGACAACCAAGTCTCTGAAGCTATTTcaacaaaagggaaagcatATCTTCCAGACCCCCCATTTCAAGGTAAAGTTCTGGCTCGATAGCTTCGATCTCCATCAGAACGAATGCACGATCTTCGGCCACTAAGCCATCGATGCGTACATATCCCATCACCCCTGTTGAACCGTTCCCGAACCGATCCTTGAGGGTATCAAAAATAGAATTCACCGTCGACAATGTTGTCTCCCCAATTTGCTCGATAGGTATGCAATTATTCTCGCCACCAAATTGGGGCTGGCAGCGAAACTCGCCGTTTTTGGGCGTTTTCAGCGCAACGTGAGACAGCTGTTCCCCAACGAACACGAAAGAATATTCGCCCGTGGCAATGGCTGACTCAAATTTCTGTACAACCAAGGAACTCCCCAGGCGGCCCTTCACACAAAGCTCTAGATACGCAGCATCATCAGCTGATAGTGCTGATATATCTGGGATGAGTCGAGTGCTGTTGGAGGACGCAGAGACAGATGGTTTGAGTACGATAGGCCCCGATGATTGAAATTCTTGTAGGCGTTGATGTAGTGCCGACGTGCAGGTAAATTGCTCTGCATCGAAGATTTCAGTCGTGGGTATGTTGAACCCTGCGTGGTGCATATCAAGGAGATACTTCTTGTCCATGTTCCATTGGACCAGGTCGATATGATTCAGTACACGGGGACGGTTTGCGCCGTGTCCAACTGTTTCGATTGCCTTTTTGGCCGTAATCAGGAATTCTCCAAACTCAAGTGGATGTTGGATATAGTCTTCGGCCCAGAGAAAAGTGACTATGTCACTGTCCaggatggaggagatgatgtcCTCGTCCGTCCACCGTTTGATGGTTACCGAGGCACCCCTTTTCGAAAGAAGTGACGGTAACATCTCATTCGACCAATCATGGTCAGAAACATATTTCTCGACGATGTGTGGTGGAACAGTAGTTAAGAACAGTATCCGCTTCATTGTCGAATTCTTGGGGTGTTGGTCCAAGGGGGTCAGGTGTCCCCTCTTATATAACCCAAACGGTAGACCTGACCCCCGCGCACTAAATCCTGACCCCCTAACTTGTTTTTACTATGGGTCCATCACTTAGCTTGGTCATTGCTATTattcttctcattctggTTATTGATCGAGcgaaatatattatattctttgaAAGAATCTATGCAAGTGTAGGTGATATGCTTTTCCTATCGACCAACCAAACTGTTCATCAAGTATTAGCTCGGCGTGAAGCCACTCTAGGAAGTTACGTTCTAGAGACAATTATGGGCGTGGAAGCCTTTTGCACAGTCTTGGGTGCCACAGTGTCCCAAAAAGCAAGTTCGGCACCAATCCTCTACAATTGCGTCAATCCCACAGACCCAACACCAGAGCGGCTTTGTCCCCTGCTTTTGTGCCTCTTTCGCCAGTGTCTGCCGAAGGGGCTTAGCATCAACACCGACTATATACCGCTCAATAGCTTGAGaatcaacagcagcagcgctGTTCAGCTTTGGAATCCACCGCGCCCAAGCACTTCGCCTTCGAAAGGCTGCCATTACGTTGAATTTCTTGGATATCTCACGGTCGACGGCGATGAAAGCACCTAAACCGCGAACAATCTCTTTTCCATGACCATCATCCCCAGCATAGCGAAGAATGAACTCTCGAAACGCTCTTCCAATCTGTTCACTTCTTGCTGGCCAATCCTCCGCCTTAGCCAAATTCAGAATCCCCAAGGCCTCGATTAACACTGGGATGGCAATAGGCCTCGTGACCATAGAACGCCAGAATCTAATTGACTGGCGAATCAGTTCCTGTTTATGGAAAGCGAGATGTCGCATCATCAACCCATTGAAGTTGATTGCAACGCCGCTGATGCCCGTCCCTTTACCAAAGGCGATCATGTCGGGCTGAAGGCTCCCGTCTTCAAAATATTCTGGTCTTTGGGAGACCAGTGGCGCTCCGCACCTGATCGCGGTCATGGCTTCGTCCACGAGGAGGCATATGCGTGCTTGGTTACAGCAGGATCGTAGGAGACGAAAGGATTCGGGAGGGAAGACTGATCCGTCTGAGGCATTCACCAGATCGCTTACAACCGCGACACAGCCTTCTTTTTTAGCCTCGATGAGTTTATTCAACAGTGTGGCCTCTGACGAGAAGTCACTTCGACCTATATGAATTGATTCAGGGCCCGATCCAATGATCTGATACTCCCACTCGTCCGATGAATGCGCCTAGCTTGCTTAATATCTCTTGTGTTGGATTATTGGGGGACATTGAAAAGACTTACCAATGGCCCATAGGCGCAGCCATAAATTCCATCGACAATGGCTAATTTCGGCGACTTGATATGGATATCGGTCCAGCCTAGAAGGCCCCGAACAAATTGATGAACCTTTTCGGGCTCAGGGTCATCCTTAAGCAAGGGCGACAGTGCTGGATCCTCCACCACTAATGGACAGGTCGACGCGGTATTAAGAATGAGACTGGCTATAGTCGTTGGTATGAGCACATCACTGACATGCGCATGGAATGTAATGGGCCAGTATCCCTTGAAAAAGGACTGAAAACGGTCGGTATACTCGTTCAGAAGAACGTGGTACTGTTGTTCAACTCTGGCAGGG
This Aspergillus flavus chromosome 1, complete sequence DNA region includes the following protein-coding sequences:
- a CDS encoding GNS1/SUR4 family-domain-containing protein — its product is MFDLNLETASGPAVVRIGLPPSSLLKFPPDELPTTLPAPQVSEPTWNQPFNIPPQLYNQLLDVRVPITIASVYAVTVCLLNRVNKSRGYKPWGFSQTKLFKAFVILHNVFLAVYSAWTFAGMFQAFRNSWPDRDDPNGLVGVVDALCKINGPRGYGNAATYNPLTNQWSIHNPEYKLADGGVPDPTDVGRMWNQGLAYLGWIFYLSKFYEVLDTAIILAKGKKSSTLQTYHHAGAMMCMWAGIRYVAPPIWIFTLVNSAIHAMMYTYYTLTALRIRVPAVIKRSLTSMQITQFLVGTTWAASYLFVHYTLPPQSKAAAAASAVRSTMATAAASGVAPWLKKLGFRAAGAEGIAENVGYAPEIPGNLSQPRVGPMVTCMDTSGQGFAIWLNVTYLLPLTYLFVRFFIRSYLSRKDPSPQQPTHMHAAEKAGLDALHRVSREIQKSVEMSGETSEATEDEAINKAQALRKKSQQSAADNSPIRTRASSKQKARLANQEPGQGFSPVKNGAKKLTKEEVEAPTDVSGVKDKNPYDVLERNA